A section of the Phosphitispora fastidiosa genome encodes:
- the rplK gene encoding 50S ribosomal protein L11, with protein sequence MAKKVVGMIKLQVSAGKATPAPPVGPALGQHGVNIMAFCKEYNERTANQAGLIIPVEITVFEDRSFTFITKTPPASVLLKKAAGIETASGEPNKKKVAKLSREKVREIAEFKMKDLNAASVEAAMRMVEGTARSMGIEIEG encoded by the coding sequence ATGGCAAAAAAGGTAGTGGGAATGATTAAGTTACAGGTTTCCGCAGGCAAAGCTACTCCGGCTCCCCCGGTTGGTCCGGCACTAGGTCAGCATGGTGTTAATATTATGGCCTTTTGCAAGGAATATAATGAGAGGACTGCCAACCAGGCCGGGCTGATAATTCCTGTTGAAATAACAGTCTTTGAAGACAGGTCGTTTACGTTTATTACTAAGACTCCGCCTGCTTCCGTACTGTTAAAAAAAGCAGCCGGAATTGAGACCGCTTCAGGGGAACCGAACAAGAAAAAAGTTGCCAAGTTATCCCGTGAAAAGGTACGTGAAATTGCTGAGTTTAAGATGAAGGACCTGAATGCTGCCAGTGTTGAGGCTGCCATGAGAATGGTTGAAGGAACTGCTCGCAGCATGGGCATCGAAATCGAAGGGTAA
- the rplA gene encoding 50S ribosomal protein L1, with the protein MPKHGKKYQDALKNIDRDTLLEPAEAISLVKTAAPAKFDETVEVAVRLGVDPRHADQQVRGAIVLPHGTGKTAKVIVFAKGEKQKEAETAGADEVGAEDLVEKIQGGWLDFDVAIATPDMMGAVGKLGRVLGPRGLMPNPKTGTVTFDVDKAVKEVKAGKIEYRTDKAGIIHAPIGKVSFDAEKLVDNFVTLVETLIRVKPSAAKGTYLKSITVSSTMGPGIRINPLKAVK; encoded by the coding sequence ATGCCTAAACACGGCAAAAAGTATCAGGATGCATTAAAGAATATTGACCGTGATACATTATTGGAGCCTGCAGAGGCGATTTCTCTTGTCAAGACAGCTGCCCCTGCAAAGTTTGATGAAACTGTTGAAGTAGCTGTCAGGCTTGGGGTGGACCCCAGGCATGCTGACCAGCAGGTAAGGGGGGCGATAGTTCTGCCCCATGGTACTGGGAAAACAGCAAAGGTAATTGTTTTTGCCAAGGGTGAAAAACAAAAAGAAGCTGAGACCGCCGGCGCCGATGAAGTCGGTGCGGAAGACCTGGTAGAAAAAATTCAGGGTGGCTGGCTTGATTTTGATGTTGCTATTGCTACTCCTGATATGATGGGAGCAGTAGGAAAGCTGGGCAGGGTACTTGGTCCCAGGGGACTTATGCCTAACCCAAAAACCGGAACTGTTACCTTTGATGTTGACAAGGCTGTAAAAGAGGTTAAGGCCGGCAAAATTGAGTACAGGACCGACAAGGCAGGTATTATACATGCCCCTATCGGGAAGGTATCCTTTGACGCTGAAAAGCTTGTAGACAACTTTGTGACATTGGTGGAAACCCTGATCCGTGTCAAACCTTCAGCTGCCAAAGGGACTTATCTGAAGAGCATCACCGTGTCTTCAACAATGGGACCTGGCATCAGAATTAACCCTCTTAAG